In one Sphingobacterium daejeonense genomic region, the following are encoded:
- a CDS encoding very short patch repair endonuclease: protein MTNLSKCHALRNHKAFTPVKSVAKSCLKSEVKTPKPEIKLRKALWSKNIRYRIHQNELPGTPDIVIKKYKLAIFVDGEFWHGYNWKEARENIKSNQEFWIPKIERNIQKDFASNKALRDLGYTVF, encoded by the coding sequence ATGACAAACCTATCAAAGTGCCACGCTTTGAGGAATCACAAGGCTTTTACACCAGTAAAAAGCGTAGCAAAATCATGTCTAAAATCAGAAGTAAAAACTCCAAAACCTGAGATCAAACTTCGGAAAGCTCTTTGGTCAAAAAATATTCGTTATCGAATACATCAAAATGAACTCCCGGGGACTCCTGATATTGTGATCAAAAAATATAAGTTAGCCATCTTTGTCGATGGGGAATTTTGGCACGGATACAATTGGAAAGAAGCAAGAGAAAATATCAAATCCAATCAAGAATTTTGGATTCCCAAAATTGAAAGAAACATTCAAAAAGACTTCGCAAGTAATAAAGCTCTGAGAGATTTAGGATACACTGTATTTTAG
- a CDS encoding carboxypeptidase-like regulatory domain-containing protein has translation MKKQTGYFRTLTKILLFSGSLSMVPISPLFADSAIYSVIQQSITGSVKDSNGQPLAGATVSVKGTQNKTQSDVNGNFELSNVPNGAVITVTMIGYLNKEVPSNGNAISIVLEDDPQGLDEVVVVGYGSLDKKELTSAVTTIKPKDFVPGTVSPLMSMQGKVAGLNVSSNNGSDPNSQVTLQLRGVNSVNAAQGPLVVIDGVPGGDVNSVAKEDIESISVLRDASAAAIYGTRASGGVILITTKRPQIGKPSVNFTSEYFMESIRRRPQVLSPEKFVEVGLGGRFRV, from the coding sequence ATGAAAAAACAAACTGGTTATTTCAGGACGCTGACCAAAATTCTACTGTTCAGCGGTTCACTTAGCATGGTTCCAATTTCTCCGTTATTTGCAGACTCAGCCATTTACTCTGTTATTCAGCAAAGTATCACTGGGTCTGTCAAAGATTCTAATGGACAACCTCTAGCTGGCGCTACGGTTTCTGTAAAAGGAACTCAAAACAAAACCCAATCCGATGTAAATGGAAATTTTGAATTGTCTAATGTTCCAAATGGTGCAGTCATAACTGTCACTATGATTGGTTATTTGAACAAAGAAGTTCCTTCAAATGGAAACGCAATTTCTATTGTATTAGAAGATGATCCTCAAGGATTAGATGAAGTTGTAGTAGTGGGTTACGGTTCTTTGGACAAAAAAGAATTAACAAGTGCGGTTACAACTATCAAACCTAAAGATTTTGTTCCAGGAACAGTATCTCCGTTGATGTCTATGCAAGGAAAAGTTGCTGGATTAAACGTATCATCGAATAATGGTTCTGATCCTAATTCGCAAGTTACACTACAATTAAGAGGTGTCAATTCTGTGAATGCTGCCCAAGGTCCATTGGTAGTAATTGATGGAGTTCCTGGTGGGGATGTAAATTCTGTAGCTAAGGAAGATATTGAATCCATTTCAGTTTTGCGTGATGCATCAGCAGCAGCTATTTATGGAACAAGGGCATCTGGAGGTGTAATCTTAATCACAACAAAACGTCCTCAAATTGGTAAGCCTAGTGTAAACTTTACTTCAGAATATTTTATGGAAAGTATCAGAAGAAGACCACAGGTTTTATCTCCTGAGAAATTTGTTGAAGTAGGATTAGGTGGAAGATTTAGGGTATAG
- a CDS encoding TonB-dependent receptor, whose product MEDLGYRTDWYNEVTNKNPFSHRQVLNVSGGSEDANVYATFTKRDAKGIAIGSKRGEIGGRINTNFRFFDGFAELMSNVSYNQVDADFTNNDIFNMAMVLNPTETPYNPDDVTGYHVFNGGYDYWNPVAEVMLRDDRRQYRYLLANSTLKLNLTDFLSTSATVGIKSNSEHGSFFRSAQHRLSRLDGIDGYASQDFNRHLDRVFEWTVNFNKRWEQHSVNAVGGYSYQDFNGRGFSGNNSDFPVDGIKENDMGTGSFLPDGRSGLGSWRNPWVKLAAFFGRVNYSYLDRYIVTATARYEGSSKFAPENRWGFFPGVSVGWRMSQEPFMQDITFINDLKF is encoded by the coding sequence GTGGAAGATTTAGGGTATAGGACAGATTGGTATAATGAGGTTACCAATAAGAACCCGTTCAGCCATCGCCAAGTTCTCAATGTAAGTGGTGGTTCTGAAGATGCTAACGTATATGCAACATTTACGAAAAGAGATGCAAAAGGTATAGCAATTGGTTCAAAACGTGGTGAAATCGGCGGTCGTATTAATACAAACTTTAGATTCTTTGATGGATTTGCAGAATTAATGTCCAATGTAAGTTATAATCAAGTTGATGCAGACTTCACAAATAATGACATCTTCAATATGGCAATGGTTTTAAACCCAACTGAAACTCCATATAATCCTGATGATGTAACTGGTTATCATGTGTTTAACGGTGGTTACGATTATTGGAATCCTGTAGCAGAGGTTATGCTACGTGATGACAGAAGGCAGTATCGATATTTATTGGCAAATTCAACTTTGAAGTTAAATCTTACTGACTTTTTAAGTACCAGTGCAACTGTTGGTATTAAGAGCAATTCAGAGCACGGGAGTTTCTTTCGTTCTGCTCAACATAGATTGTCAAGGTTAGATGGAATTGATGGATATGCAAGTCAAGATTTCAATCGACATTTGGATCGCGTATTTGAATGGACTGTTAATTTTAACAAGCGTTGGGAACAACACTCTGTGAATGCAGTAGGAGGTTACAGTTATCAAGACTTCAATGGTCGTGGTTTTAGTGGAAACAACTCTGATTTTCCAGTTGATGGAATCAAGGAAAATGATATGGGCACAGGAAGCTTTTTGCCGGATGGCCGCTCAGGTCTAGGGTCTTGGAGAAATCCTTGGGTTAAATTAGCTGCATTCTTCGGTCGTGTAAACTATTCATATTTGGATCGATATATTGTGACTGCAACTGCACGTTATGAGGGGTCTTCTAAATTTGCTCCTGAAAATCGTTGGGGATTTTTCCCGGGTGTTTCCGTTGGATGGAGAATGTCTCAAGAACCTTTTATGCAGGATATAACTTTTATAAACGACTTGAAATTTTAG
- a CDS encoding TonB-dependent receptor domain-containing protein — protein MYSADTWFLQDGKWFRTFGVKHNQNPGIKWEVKKEYNLGMDFTILNNKLGGRFDVYKRKIDDLIYDISVSQPPAIHDKTTMNVGSMQNTGFEFELNYKAVQKENFSYTTSIVASHNKSKLNSLWGSQTFSDRKGFPAPGSPGSAVRLYPNEAIGRFFLWRFAGFTDDGYWKLYDKEGNAFDVREQSKTPGDKVFVGNAIPTMQLSWNNEFTYKNWDANIYMRSWIGHDVFNMINMYYSLPNVQGQNVLDEAYEDHKNVRGEKELSDYWLEKGTFLKVDAINIGYTFNREMIKPFKSLRVYATGRDLFVFTNYTGLDPEVNINGLEPGFEERNVYPKTRTFMFGLQLNF, from the coding sequence ATGTACTCTGCTGATACATGGTTTTTGCAAGATGGAAAATGGTTTAGAACTTTTGGGGTTAAACACAACCAAAATCCAGGGATTAAATGGGAAGTGAAAAAAGAATATAACCTTGGAATGGACTTTACTATACTAAATAATAAATTAGGTGGTCGATTTGATGTCTATAAACGTAAAATCGATGATTTGATTTATGATATCTCCGTTTCTCAACCTCCTGCAATCCACGATAAAACAACGATGAATGTGGGTAGTATGCAAAATACAGGTTTTGAATTTGAATTAAATTATAAAGCCGTTCAAAAAGAGAATTTCAGTTACACCACCTCAATCGTTGCCTCACACAATAAAAGTAAATTAAATTCCCTTTGGGGCAGTCAAACTTTTTCTGATAGAAAAGGATTCCCTGCTCCGGGTTCTCCAGGATCTGCAGTAAGATTATATCCAAATGAAGCTATTGGTAGATTCTTTTTGTGGAGGTTCGCTGGTTTTACAGATGATGGATATTGGAAGCTTTATGATAAGGAAGGAAATGCTTTTGATGTACGTGAGCAAAGTAAAACTCCGGGAGACAAGGTGTTCGTTGGTAATGCAATCCCAACTATGCAATTATCATGGAACAACGAATTTACCTACAAAAATTGGGATGCAAACATCTATATGAGAAGCTGGATTGGTCATGATGTTTTTAACATGATCAATATGTATTACAGTTTGCCAAATGTTCAAGGACAAAACGTCTTGGATGAAGCCTATGAAGATCATAAAAATGTTAGGGGTGAAAAAGAGCTTTCAGATTATTGGTTGGAAAAGGGTACATTCTTAAAAGTAGATGCTATTAATATTGGTTATACTTTCAATAGGGAAATGATTAAACCATTTAAAAGTTTGAGAGTGTATGCTACAGGAAGGGACTTATTTGTATTTACTAATTATACTGGTTTGGATCCTGAAGTAAATATCAATGGATTAGAGCCAGGTTTTGAAGAGCGTAATGTATATCCAAAAACTAGAACATTTATGTTTGGTTTACAACTTAATTTTTAA
- a CDS encoding RagB/SusD family nutrient uptake outer membrane protein translates to MKKYIIFICAGFGLLTMNSCTKLDQEFYSSVTPETFFKSEKDIKAALFRPFTHAKWYLGEDRWRLQEYTADNFAITTKGRHWYNGGENERFHYHRWTADDGWIWGSWRGTLMGVALALDTKSDLEKLDYTQFALTDELKASHLAQLDALIGFFYLRGLDYFGGMPVFESLDQESLPRNTDVELFNHIEKLLKAALENIPAKAAGDPEEGAITKGAVAAMLAQLYFNAESYINKPMYNEAKVLAQDIINNKYGTYSLDSKWNGPHSFTNNKSPEIIWSMPSEFKKLEYNWFYADFYHYNTRQYFDQDMGANNGAHLTPSRKPDGTKYDSDFKLGSPYEKFSAGDFRKKPYKYLGSGNYEGMFIIGPHLTPDGKPIVGGEEYKDKPLDFVDQVGRFSEVGAGKKYANVSQLPSKMSEGEENTGVRLVKSPIPNLNDNSMRWGGDLPIIRLAEVYYILAESNFRTGNLSEAANLINQVRKRNFADEKDPNPVTTANLNKYRLLDEWSIEFLGEGRRRTDLVRWKAFTSERWWDHNPSNAAHLNRFPVPNEAIAGNNNLKQNPGYE, encoded by the coding sequence ATGAAAAAATATATTATATTCATATGTGCTGGTTTTGGTTTATTGACCATGAACAGCTGTACAAAATTAGATCAAGAATTTTATAGTTCTGTAACTCCAGAAACTTTCTTTAAAAGTGAAAAAGATATTAAGGCAGCATTATTCAGACCATTTACTCATGCAAAATGGTATCTGGGAGAAGATAGATGGAGATTACAAGAATATACAGCAGATAATTTTGCAATTACAACAAAAGGAAGACATTGGTATAATGGTGGTGAAAACGAAAGATTTCATTACCATCGTTGGACTGCAGATGATGGTTGGATCTGGGGTAGCTGGAGAGGTACACTAATGGGAGTAGCTTTAGCACTGGACACTAAAAGTGATTTAGAAAAACTAGATTATACCCAATTTGCTTTAACTGATGAACTTAAAGCTTCACATTTGGCTCAGCTTGATGCTTTAATAGGATTCTTTTATTTAAGAGGTTTAGATTATTTCGGTGGAATGCCTGTTTTTGAATCTCTAGATCAAGAGTCATTACCTAGAAATACAGATGTTGAGTTATTCAATCATATTGAAAAATTATTGAAAGCAGCTCTTGAAAATATACCAGCTAAAGCTGCCGGCGATCCTGAGGAAGGAGCAATTACCAAAGGGGCTGTTGCCGCAATGTTGGCCCAATTATATTTTAATGCTGAATCCTATATTAATAAACCAATGTACAATGAAGCTAAAGTTCTAGCTCAGGATATCATTAATAATAAATATGGAACTTATTCACTTGATTCTAAATGGAATGGACCACATTCATTTACAAATAATAAATCGCCAGAGATTATTTGGTCTATGCCATCTGAGTTCAAAAAATTAGAATATAACTGGTTTTATGCTGATTTTTATCATTATAATACGCGGCAGTATTTTGATCAAGATATGGGAGCGAACAATGGAGCGCACTTAACACCTTCTCGTAAACCAGATGGTACTAAATACGATTCGGATTTTAAATTAGGTTCTCCATATGAAAAATTCTCTGCCGGAGACTTTAGAAAAAAACCTTACAAATATCTAGGTAGCGGAAATTATGAAGGTATGTTTATTATTGGTCCACATTTGACGCCTGATGGTAAACCAATTGTTGGTGGTGAAGAATATAAAGATAAACCTTTGGATTTTGTTGATCAGGTAGGAAGATTCTCAGAAGTTGGTGCTGGGAAAAAATATGCTAACGTAAGTCAATTACCTTCAAAAATGTCCGAAGGTGAAGAAAATACTGGGGTTAGATTAGTAAAATCTCCTATTCCAAATTTAAATGACAATAGTATGCGTTGGGGAGGGGATCTACCAATAATTCGGTTGGCAGAAGTTTATTATATACTCGCTGAAAGTAATTTCAGAACTGGAAATTTAAGCGAAGCTGCAAACCTGATTAATCAGGTTAGAAAACGCAATTTTGCTGATGAAAAAGATCCAAACCCTGTAACAACTGCTAATCTAAATAAGTATAGGTTATTAGATGAATGGAGCATAGAATTTTTAGGTGAAGGACGTAGAAGAACAGATTTAGTTCGTTGGAAAGCATTTACATCTGAAAGATGGTGGGATCATAATCCTAGCAATGCGGCACATTTGAATAGGTTTCCGGTTCCTAATGAAGCAATCGCAGGAAATAATAATTTAAAACAAAATCCAGGATATGAATAA
- a CDS encoding M48 family metalloprotease, with protein sequence MKIQESEGFQKQVKKTLISIFIFIVVYLFLLAITIGINIFFGYIGIWSIINYPNILTIGLGLGLIAAGLTTLFFLIKFIFGSNKTDTSDLIEITEAEQPELFAMIDELVSEIKTDFPQKVFLSHNVNASVFYNSSFWSMFLPVRKNLQIGIGLINSLTKQELKAILAHEFGHFSQRSMKVGSYVYNVNNIIYNMLYNNESINSIQNKMANLSGYIALTLYISTFSIRGIQTILQKLYDYININYMALSREMEFHADAVSVNVSGSKALADGLLRISFVNYSFDTATYFYERKMSENFLPQDIYQDQKSVSLFLAKKNKYEIVNGFPQITIDAGAKYNKSKLNIEDQWASHPSTEDRVNAINKLNVLVDHENDGPAIEILRNREVLLEKVQKLLFSELKHEGLINHLNNSEFQSQYELDYYKNEFDEIFNEFYTYNNPLVHDFSEVNYDSEITPIHELFSDKNVELSFEVNSLLNDKLTLENISNKTYKLKTFDYDGIKYKAKEAGNILNQVEAIYNEKLSELNAINKRVFESFYQMAMVSNKEYDLRNVYHKFKELDDVFDEKYQFYFEISNKYAFIYQQQEMSSIVTQLSNNKPLEKKLKEEITEFLKSDEIKAELSPEILKYLTHFAENELLYFYGSSYDDSNLGYLFTAMQQYQNLLSRSYFIQKKKLLDLQKYIYDHYKK encoded by the coding sequence ATGAAAATTCAAGAATCAGAAGGATTTCAAAAACAGGTCAAAAAAACCTTAATATCGATATTCATTTTTATTGTCGTCTATCTGTTTTTGTTAGCCATTACAATAGGAATCAATATCTTTTTTGGATACATCGGAATTTGGTCCATAATCAATTATCCTAATATCCTTACTATAGGGCTGGGCTTAGGGCTGATTGCTGCCGGGTTGACAACTTTGTTTTTTCTGATAAAATTTATTTTCGGTTCAAATAAGACAGATACAAGTGATCTGATTGAAATAACGGAAGCAGAACAACCAGAACTTTTCGCCATGATCGATGAACTCGTGTCGGAAATAAAAACTGATTTTCCACAAAAGGTATTTCTTTCTCATAATGTCAATGCATCAGTTTTCTATAATTCCAGTTTTTGGAGTATGTTTTTACCAGTCCGTAAAAATCTGCAAATCGGTATAGGTCTAATAAACTCATTGACAAAACAAGAACTCAAAGCAATATTAGCACATGAATTTGGACATTTTTCTCAGCGCAGCATGAAGGTTGGAAGCTATGTTTATAACGTTAATAACATTATTTACAACATGCTATACAACAACGAATCTATCAATAGCATACAGAATAAAATGGCAAATCTTAGCGGTTATATAGCTTTAACACTTTATATCTCAACATTTTCAATCCGAGGGATTCAGACTATTCTTCAAAAACTCTATGACTATATCAACATCAATTACATGGCACTTTCTAGAGAAATGGAATTTCATGCTGATGCAGTATCTGTGAATGTTTCTGGATCAAAAGCACTAGCTGATGGGTTGTTAAGAATTAGTTTTGTAAACTACTCTTTTGATACAGCGACATATTTCTATGAAAGAAAAATGAGTGAAAACTTTTTGCCACAAGATATTTATCAAGATCAAAAATCTGTTAGTCTATTCCTGGCAAAGAAAAACAAATATGAGATAGTTAATGGATTTCCACAAATAACGATTGACGCAGGTGCAAAATACAATAAATCAAAATTAAATATTGAAGATCAATGGGCATCCCACCCATCAACAGAAGATCGTGTGAATGCAATCAACAAACTAAATGTACTGGTAGATCATGAAAATGACGGACCTGCAATTGAAATTCTCAGGAATAGAGAAGTATTGCTCGAAAAAGTGCAGAAATTATTGTTTTCGGAATTGAAACACGAAGGATTGATTAATCATTTAAATAATTCCGAATTCCAATCTCAGTATGAACTAGATTATTACAAAAATGAATTTGATGAAATTTTCAATGAATTTTATACTTATAATAATCCTCTTGTTCATGATTTTTCTGAGGTAAATTACGACTCAGAAATCACACCAATCCATGAGTTATTTTCTGATAAAAATGTTGAATTGAGCTTTGAAGTTAATTCTTTATTAAATGACAAACTCACTTTAGAAAATATTTCCAATAAGACCTATAAGCTCAAAACTTTTGATTACGATGGAATAAAATACAAGGCTAAAGAAGCAGGAAATATTTTGAACCAAGTTGAAGCCATTTACAATGAGAAATTATCGGAATTGAACGCAATTAATAAAAGGGTTTTTGAATCTTTTTATCAGATGGCAATGGTTTCAAATAAAGAGTATGATCTTCGAAATGTCTATCATAAATTTAAAGAATTGGATGATGTTTTTGATGAAAAATACCAATTCTATTTTGAGATAAGCAATAAATATGCTTTCATCTACCAACAACAAGAAATGTCAAGTATTGTGACTCAATTGTCTAACAACAAGCCATTAGAAAAAAAATTGAAGGAGGAGATTACGGAATTCCTGAAAAGTGATGAAATCAAAGCCGAACTAAGCCCAGAAATCCTTAAATACTTGACCCATTTTGCAGAAAATGAGCTTTTATATTTTTATGGTTCTAGTTATGATGACAGTAATTTAGGATATTTGTTTACGGCGATGCAACAGTATCAAAACCTATTGTCGCGTTCTTATTTCATTCAAAAGAAAAAGCTTTTGGATCTTCAGAAATACATTTATGACCATTATAAAAAATAA
- a CDS encoding DUF6266 family protein, whose amino-acid sequence MAIISKGILGAYYGKVGEVVGSSWRGINYVKSLPRKIKRTASEKALNQRAKFAMVAGFLKPLREFLKKSFNDKGLEFMTSSNYVTSQLLRKAIVGKLPSLTFDYSKVELSKGMISKLMDLTHKNDDGKILVNWVDSEFSLLPEPDVNVHMIVYLEEKNQFLLVPNVKRSAKGIMITEDKLGNGRIAIWVFCSNAEMTKFSDSQFILEKVIS is encoded by the coding sequence ATGGCAATTATCTCAAAAGGAATTTTAGGTGCTTACTACGGAAAAGTAGGCGAAGTAGTAGGAAGTAGCTGGAGGGGAATCAATTATGTAAAATCTCTTCCAAGAAAAATCAAAAGAACAGCTTCAGAAAAGGCATTAAATCAAAGGGCAAAGTTTGCTATGGTTGCTGGATTTCTCAAACCGCTAAGGGAATTCTTAAAGAAAAGTTTCAATGACAAAGGTCTAGAATTTATGACTTCAAGTAACTATGTGACCAGTCAACTCCTCAGGAAAGCAATTGTTGGAAAACTTCCATCCTTAACTTTTGACTACTCTAAAGTTGAATTAAGTAAAGGAATGATCTCTAAATTGATGGATTTGACACATAAAAATGATGATGGCAAAATATTAGTCAATTGGGTTGATTCTGAATTTTCTCTATTACCTGAGCCAGATGTAAATGTACATATGATAGTTTATTTAGAAGAAAAAAATCAGTTTCTTCTAGTTCCCAATGTTAAACGATCTGCAAAGGGAATAATGATTACCGAAGATAAATTAGGAAATGGTAGGATAGCTATTTGGGTTTTTTGTAGCAATGCAGAAATGACAAAATTTTCTGATAGTCAGTTTATTCTCGAAAAAGTTATCTCTTAA
- a CDS encoding lipid II:glycine glycyltransferase FemX, whose translation MQGVQSVAYNFKVKSSDLFNHPSDETYIVGDLLIIIQYLDADHCIAYVPYGPEIEPDPENQGYFLEQLSESLRGFLPPSCIMIRFDLSWESLWAKEEDCYDIHGNWIGVPEKRIQELRLNFNTENWNLRKANTDILPSNTIFMDLNQNEDQLLGNMKSKTRYNINLSKRKGVEIKSLGIDKLDVWYELYRQTAQRNNFFLHDINYFRVVLSARANDTLSPAEVYLLVAEVDGQPLAAMFLVIAANRGTYLYGASATENRNFMATYALQWKAMQLAKEKGCTEYDFFGISPQADESHPMYGLYRFKSGFGGQVYHRMGCWDYPLNKEKYNYYASMEFQNQSYHLKLTQYNKGLPCRKPLF comes from the coding sequence ATGCAAGGCGTTCAAAGTGTAGCCTACAACTTTAAGGTAAAGTCTTCAGATCTTTTTAACCATCCTTCTGATGAAACTTATATCGTTGGTGATTTATTGATTATCATCCAATATCTGGATGCTGACCATTGTATCGCCTATGTTCCTTATGGTCCAGAAATTGAACCTGACCCAGAAAACCAAGGCTATTTTCTAGAGCAACTTTCGGAAAGTTTACGTGGTTTCCTCCCCCCTTCTTGCATAATGATCCGTTTTGACCTTTCCTGGGAATCCTTATGGGCAAAAGAAGAAGATTGCTATGACATCCACGGCAACTGGATCGGTGTGCCTGAAAAAAGAATCCAAGAACTAAGATTAAACTTTAATACCGAAAATTGGAACTTAAGAAAAGCTAATACGGATATTCTTCCTTCTAATACCATTTTCATGGACCTTAACCAAAATGAAGATCAACTTTTGGGAAACATGAAATCTAAAACAAGATATAATATCAATCTTTCCAAAAGAAAGGGCGTGGAGATTAAATCATTAGGCATTGATAAGTTAGATGTTTGGTATGAATTATATCGACAAACAGCTCAACGGAATAACTTTTTCCTTCACGATATTAATTATTTTAGAGTTGTTCTAAGTGCCAGAGCCAATGATACTTTGTCTCCTGCAGAGGTTTATCTTTTGGTAGCTGAGGTTGATGGACAGCCATTGGCTGCTATGTTCTTGGTAATAGCTGCAAATAGAGGAACTTACTTATATGGAGCTTCTGCTACCGAAAACAGAAATTTTATGGCTACATATGCCCTGCAATGGAAAGCAATGCAATTAGCGAAAGAAAAAGGCTGTACAGAATATGACTTTTTTGGAATATCCCCACAAGCAGATGAATCTCATCCGATGTATGGACTATATAGATTCAAATCAGGATTCGGGGGCCAGGTTTATCATAGAATGGGATGTTGGGACTACCCTTTGAACAAAGAAAAATACAATTATTACGCATCTATGGAGTTTCAAAATCAAAGCTATCATTTAAAACTAACACAATATAATAAGGGGCTTCCTTGCAGAAAGCCCCTTTTTTAA
- a CDS encoding YwbE family protein codes for MSDPNSRANIKPGIVVNIILKKDQRSGNLTEGIVKDILTSAPYHSRGIKVRLTDGQIGRVAEILEED; via the coding sequence ATGAGCGATCCAAATTCAAGAGCAAATATAAAACCTGGTATTGTCGTAAATATCATTCTAAAGAAGGACCAGCGATCTGGGAACTTAACTGAAGGAATCGTCAAGGATATTTTAACTTCGGCGCCTTACCATAGTAGAGGTATTAAAGTGAGGCTTACAGATGGACAGATTGGACGAGTAGCAGAAATCCTAGAAGAAGACTAA
- a CDS encoding DKNYY domain-containing protein, translated as MEFLKDYNKDKLEKLFDNFYQYEGKVIQVRNYNNQIIEVPDGDPGTFKKVSGFFMDKNHVYRENLTKDSPAPTIKNKYGNSINNPEAKWEISIIEGIDPNTFKYIKEKYDTVYWKDKNGIYVKKDGTLKKLEHADLDSFEYIGFLYGKDKNHIYYENEIIPIDVHNYSLDTWGFIKDYHRIFHYDFEIGLDPETFEVEHYNLIKQPIILQDRTGKYAYTRSTQSDAGIVKVE; from the coding sequence ATGGAATTCCTAAAAGATTATAATAAAGATAAACTTGAAAAGTTATTCGACAACTTCTATCAATACGAAGGAAAAGTAATTCAAGTTAGAAATTACAATAATCAGATAATCGAAGTCCCTGATGGAGATCCTGGTACTTTTAAAAAAGTATCAGGATTTTTTATGGATAAAAATCATGTTTACCGTGAGAATTTAACGAAGGACTCCCCTGCGCCAACCATCAAAAATAAATACGGAAATTCCATTAATAATCCTGAAGCAAAATGGGAAATAAGTATAATAGAAGGAATTGACCCCAACACTTTCAAGTATATCAAAGAAAAATACGACACTGTTTATTGGAAGGACAAAAATGGCATCTATGTCAAAAAAGATGGAACCCTTAAGAAATTAGAGCATGCGGATTTAGATAGCTTTGAATATATCGGCTTCCTCTATGGGAAGGATAAAAATCATATTTATTATGAAAATGAAATTATTCCTATTGATGTTCATAATTATTCTTTAGATACCTGGGGATTTATAAAAGATTATCATAGAATCTTTCATTATGATTTTGAAATAGGACTTGATCCAGAAACATTTGAGGTAGAACATTATAACCTGATCAAACAGCCAATAATACTTCAAGATAGGACCGGGAAATATGCTTATACCAGGTCAACTCAATCTGATGCAGGAATTGTAAAGGTGGAATAA
- a CDS encoding biliverdin-producing heme oxygenase: MLSTLIKEQTKSAHQQVESNIVRHIKKIENEADYAELLKGFYAYFKAVEDETGKFITTEVLPDKDNRRNSSYIERDIKSLGHELSNLPQAIAPTVHSELEALSSLYVLEGSIMGGPYIVQMLRKIGIARGFSFFEGYGDQSEAMWTGFTEVLNRFGDDSNQHDRAIELANQTFYNFGNVFQKENSLQ; the protein is encoded by the coding sequence ATGTTAAGTACACTAATAAAAGAACAGACAAAATCGGCCCATCAACAGGTTGAATCAAATATTGTAAGGCACATTAAAAAAATCGAGAATGAAGCAGATTATGCTGAATTATTAAAAGGTTTTTATGCTTATTTCAAGGCTGTAGAAGATGAAACCGGAAAATTTATCACTACTGAAGTTTTACCGGACAAAGATAATCGCAGAAATTCGAGCTATATCGAAAGAGATATAAAATCTTTAGGACATGAACTTTCCAATCTTCCGCAAGCCATAGCTCCTACTGTACATTCAGAACTTGAAGCTTTAAGTTCTTTATATGTTTTAGAAGGTTCTATTATGGGTGGTCCATATATCGTTCAGATGTTAAGGAAAATTGGTATTGCACGTGGTTTTTCATTCTTTGAGGGCTATGGAGACCAAAGTGAAGCTATGTGGACTGGATTCACTGAAGTATTAAACAGATTTGGGGATGACAGCAATCAACATGACAGAGCTATAGAATTAGCAAATCAAACTTTCTATAACTTTGGCAATGTTTTCCAAAAAGAAAATAGCTTACAATAA